The genomic window GAAACAGGGTgccaagagggaaagagaagcaggAGCTAGGGAACCGTGGGGGCCCAGTCCAGGAGCCCCATTCTTACTTAATTCTGGAAAAAATCCTGCCCTGGGAGAGCAAACGAGAGGAAAGGAGTGCCCGCCCCCACTCTCACCGATAACAAGCTCCGTCCATCTTCATCCAGGGGCGGCACAACTTTGCTAAAATCTTGCCGGGCCCACTTGGGGAAACTCGCCTTATAATCAGGCATAGAAGTAACTCCTGGCCAAGCCACCTCATCCGGAGTTCCCAGAGTCCGAAAGATCCGGAACAGTTGGTCGATCTCAGAGTCTCCAGGGAATAGGGCCCGCCGGGTCACCTGAAaatgaggagaaaggaaaggccaaGACCCACGCTGACGTCAGTCAAAACTGCCCCTTGCACAAAGGCGGTTCCCACAGGCCGTGGAAGATCAGCAGGGCCCCATGACTCCCCCATCCCCTCAGGGCCTTTCATGGGGTCAGTCACACAGAGCCTGAGACAATGAAGTCCCTTTATCTGTCTCCTtgccccctccttccttcccccaacCATGGCTTTGCAGATCCCCAAGGCTGGGTGGGGTTGGGAGGGGGTAAATGTCTGGGGTGCCACTGACATGTAGCAAAGGGAGCCCAAGCCACTCACGGGATGTGGGGTAGACACTGCGGTCATGCCCCCTCCTTGTGATGCAGCCACTTCTAGATAGGAGCACAGCGGGCAGAGACtgtgtcttccatttcttctgtgTTCCCCACAGCACCTAGCATGGTGCTGGGTACACACTAGgtgcttaacaaatattttttgatgaATTTAGAGAGGAATATGGGCAGTAAGGTAGTGCACTAGGGGgaaatgtatattatatatggGCTAATGGTATCCAAGTCCCCAGTTACAACCCAGATAAAGGACCATAGAACAAATATTGCTGATTTGATTTTAAAACTCAGCCCACTCCACTGCTGTATTAAAGGGATGGGAACTCCCACATAAGGCAGGGCCTCAGTGATTCTTCAATCTGAAAAGCCAGAGGTTGAGGGGGCACATGATCTAAGTCTGCAGTCTAAATGAAGTATGTAGATAAGGTGAAAACACAGTTGGTCTCACCACATTCCTGGCCACCTTCAACAAGATCTACAGACCAAATGAAAGAATTACTAAATGGAATGCATTCTCCCAAAAGCTAAAATAGCTGCAGAAACAATTTAGCTCATATCAGGGATAAAAGACACATACTGGATGGCAAGGCTATTTGAGGATACCCTAACATAGTGGTTGACATCAGGGGCAATAGGCCTATCCTTTTTACTACCACCTGTCTTGGTGCTACTCTAGAAAGACAATCCTAGGATGGAAGGGCCATGGGTCTGGGCCAAGAAACAGTTCTGTTGTCTTTAGATGTGGGTAGCAATGGGCTGGCTGGAACCTAGGCATGCCTGCCTACCATCTCAGCAAAGATGCATCCCAGGCTCCAGATATCCACAGCTGTGGAGTAGTATTTGCATCCCAGGAGGATTTCAGGTGCTCGGTACCACAGGGTCACCACCTGTGGGGCAAAGGTAGGAAGAGGAAGGGTGGTTTGAGGGGCATGGAAATTCCTGCATCTTACTGCTTTCCAAACTCTCAGCCTCTTAACAAGCAGCTTCcttccctctatccttccccttgCTCTGATTTCCCCTAAGTAAGCTGACTACACAGAACTTCTAAGCCCAGAGTAAGCCTAGCCCATGGCTCTAGGAACCATATTTTCTGAACTCCAGGAACCTAGCTGGAAAACATGAGAAAAATGGTCATAATCTTTATGGTATCTCATCCAGCTGCCCTGGCTTATCTTTCTAAGTATAGTTAACTCCACAAAGGAATTCTGTGCATACTCTAAGACCACTTAGCGTGTCAGAGATTATTTCCATCTATCCAGAGGAAAACTGCTTGCAAGATAGTTTAGTAATTTTGTGAATGCCCTTGTTAACATCTTAGGGGAAGCTCAGACAAGAAAACGGTACAGGGACTCACCTCATGGGTATAAGTACGAACAGGAACTCCAAAGGCTCTGGCGAGTCCAAAGTCTGCTAGCTTGATAGACCCCTCCGCGTTGATAAGCAGATTCTGAGGTTTGAGGTCTCGGTGCAGGACCCGATGAGAATGGCAGAAAGCTAGGCCCTGAAGCAGCTGGAACAGATAGCTCTGGAAAGGGAGGAAGGACAATGTTTCATCACAGAGAGCAGAttactgtctgctctgtgccccTGAAGCTCTATTAAAGCCCTTACTATGTTGGTTATAATTACATGCTTGCAAGCTATGTTGGACTATTGGACTAGCAGCTCAGTGAGAATAAAGACTAGGTTTTATTGAATTTTACATCCCTTTTCCATATCCTGTGCCTAGCACATTGAAGGTGTTCAACAAATGTGCACTgattaatatttgttgattgactgAAAGTAGCTCAGGAAATGAAGAATCAGCCTTAAACAACTGAGACTCCAAGCAGGTGGAAGGGCTTTATGAAGGAACCTATAAAGTGTCTTCAAATCTCATTTAACTGAGTTTCATCTGACCTCCCACCTGAACAGCTAAGTTGACTCACTAAAGTATTGCAggaattcttaaccttttttgttcaatGGACtgctttgccagttaggtgaaatccacagaccccttactaagttcacactatactgcgtattatttaataaatatctcacacccacaccaatgcgtccccacaagaataatgctttttttgaatttcaattcaagctcgtggacccctggttaagaacccctgctaaaGTTTCTACTTCTTTGATTCTCCTGCCCAGCGCGATGATTAATGAGCATAATGAGCAGTGAAAGAGCCACAAAAGAatggtgtgtgtgagtgtgtgcatgtatgtaggGGACAGACGGCCTGGTAAGGAATCAAGATCACACATCATCACCTAGCCTGAACCGCTTGCCTCCCTTGAGAAGGGTTACCTTGATGAGGGGAAGAGGAATGCCAGTGAGAGCAGAGGCATCCATGAATTTCTTCAGATCCTGGTGCAGAAACTCAAAAACTAGGTAGAGTTTGTTTTCAGTGTGGATGACATCAAGCAGCCTAGGGAAGAGAGGTCCAGAATGGGGTGAGGGAGAGAAATGCCCAGACTACACAGACAAAACTCATTCTCCTTTACCATCAGACCACCACCCAGATACAGACTTACTTGACAATATTAGGGTGGTTAAGCTCCTTAAGCAGAGAGATCTCTCGGATGGCAGTACTGGGTACACCCTCTGTCTCACTTGGAGGAGTTGGGAGAGCAGAGATGGGAATTTGGTTACAAATATGCTTTTCCCCCCAGCCCAGTCATTCCTTTCCCCCAAGGAGGCACCACCCTAGAATCCccaagaaaatgataaaagagaAAGGGTGCTGTAGGAGCTAATTCCTGGGTGGAACAGGGAGTGGTTTTTGGACACACTAAGGTCATCATTTCCTCTTCCCAGAGGTAGGTAAGTAGGCCTCCAGTGAAGGCGAGGCTGAGAAGGTAACAGAAAAAAACGTGGTAGGAGCGCACAGCCTCCCCAGATAGGCCAGTGAGGTTCAACTGCCATTCTCTTGAAAGTGGGAGAGAATTCTAAGAGGAGGGTGGAGTTGGGGCAGAAAGGACGGCTCTTCGTTCAGAAAGATATTCTTCACCGGTTCCCACAAAACCCAACTCCACGGGACCCCATCCCAGAGGCCTCCTTTCTCTTCCCGAGTCTCTGCGTATTTGGGGCATCATCCGGCCCAGTTCGGGGAGGAAGTTTTCCGTGGATTCCACACCACCCTATACTCTCCACTGGGAAACCCTCTAGTCAGTCCCCCAGGCCACCTCCCCACTTCAAAACTCCTTCCTACTGCCTTCCGGTCCCTGGACCGCGGCGGccggtgggggtgggaggagggggagggggatctTGCAAGGGAGCTTTCCACTTAGGAGTCCCGGGTGGAGAGGTCACTCACGTGTCCAGGCGGATTTTCTTAAGCGCCACCACCTCTCCCGTCAACTTGTTTCTGGCTTTGTACACAACCCCGTACGTGCCCTCTCCGATCTTTTCCACCTTTTGGAAGTTCTCCATGAAGTGCTGAGTGGGTCAGCCAGGCCCTGGAGCGGGGGCCTGGGAACCCTGCGGAAAGCGGGCGCAAACTCTGGAGGGGCGCGGAGGGGGAAACAGGGCCGGCACCGCGGCCCCAGGTCAGGATGGAACGCAGGGTAACTCTTGTCAACTTGTCCAACTTGAAACAATGTTGCGGGCTCCCGCAGTTCCCGACTGCCACCAGAAGCCCCGCCCCTCCTTCCCGCGTttccctggccccgcccccggccctctCTATTGGTCGACGTCAGAGGGGGCGGGGAGACCCGAGCGCCCCTCGCCCCTCGCCGCGCACGGCCCCGCCCCGCGCAAGTTTGGTGCGCGGGGGTATTAAGTAGCAGGCTTGGGGGCGCGGCTGGTCGCCTTTTTCCAAGTACTGATTTGGCCTCGCGTTTCCTCCCGTAGGGATTCCCTGATCTCTAACACCGTTTTCCCCACCCCAGGGGGAAATGTCTCCACCTACAATTAAATTCCTGCTGGCCTCCTTTGCAAAGCAGGAAGCCCGGGATCTCACCTGGGCCTTGGAGGAGTCGTTGCCACAGCCTCTCAGCCTACCCCGATGCTGGTTTTCGATGCGGGGTCTTTTAGAGAGGCTCCTTGACTGACGCAAACGATTGATTCCCTCTCCCGTGATGAATTGTGTGTGTTGTGTAACCTGCCTTTTAGTCAACTCTTTCGCGAGGGATGGAGTGTGTCAAGATGAGAGTGACCTAGTGAAATCCGAAATTGCCATTGGGTAGCGGGGTGGAAAGGGGTGCCTAGGGGCCCCAGGACCCGTCTCAGTTTCGCCTCTCTCGGGTCCTCCCGCCCCTCCCAGACCTTgcctggagggagaggaggaagggctaTGTAAATGAGCTCCCCGTTCTTATAGACGGTCTTTCCCAGGCCCTGGCACCTTTGGTTCCTGGGGGGAAGAGGATGGATCTGTTGCTGAGGAGGTGCCTTCTGCAAGTGACTGTGATAGGTGCCCTGCTGGCTGCAGGGTTCACAGAAGGTTAGTGCGGGGGAGCATGGACATGGGCCGGTGTGAATTTGGGGTTCAACTCCTGATGCGTTTTTTTCCCTCCTAATGGGAGATACTAGCTAACCCAGACAATGCTTAGGGTTTCTCCCACCTATTTGATTTACTAAGCTTCACGTAGAAATTTGGGATTGAGTTTGAAAATAATCCCATCTGCTTGGAAGGGCAGATAGTGGGTCTCTGTAATCCAAGTTCTGAGGCCCTCTGGGCAGTGAGTTGGAGCAGGAGCTCCAAAAGGGTGAAACGAGTGGGAGACGCATCTAGGTAATGTCTTAGGCACTTGAGGTGCAGGGTTTTCTGCGGAGAGTAAAGAATGTGGAATTGGCTAAGAAGATACCACCTTCCCCGCCCCTTTGGGGTGGGGAGAATATAGCCCAGGCCTTTTGTTCTGGATCTGGGAGAGACAGGCCTAGGGGTTTCAGCTGAGCATCACATGAAAGGGCTCTAGGGGATTGGCGCCTTGTgacaggaggaaggggaggggtgtGGGTGGTAAGAGGGTCTGGAATGTCCCTGTTGTCCTGAGGAGGGTGCTTAGGAGTGGAGAAAAACTGGGGCATCTTATGACTTTTCTTGCTCTAGTGGTGGGATGCTCAATGAGATGATTCTAGATTCTCCCCCAGCAGAATAAACTGGGTTTCCAATTACCCATTAGAAAAGGGCTAGGGATGGTTTCTTCCATGCTGAAATATATACATCATAATTCAGCCACCTATCCCCCTCCTTAGATCCTTGCTTTCATAGATTTCTAGAAAGTCATACTTGATCTGACCTCCCTCATTACTGCAGCAGTATCAAATCCTTTTCTTTTACAATATTCCCCAATGTATTCTCTTTTGGAAACATACTGTTCAAACCCACGCACCTGAGGTTCTTAAAAGATTGTGCTTATGTTTTGGATCCTGATTTTaagaatcataaaaataaaaatgtatacctCAGTgcttttggtggtggatgaaggttgtggttaataggacaaatacAAGAaggttcctctattacaaggtgttaagaatatggtgatacatggaaaaaacACAAGAAATGTAATTTagagactatagttaacagtaatattgcaatatttttacagaaatggcaaagaaggtcaatgctaagggtcaacaatggGAGGTATAAGAGTATGGGATCTTTATTTTCAGAGTAATAACAACATTCTAAAAATGActgaggaaaacggactttggcccagtggttagggcttccgtctaccacatgggaggtccgcggttcaagccccgggcctccttgacccgtgtggagctggcccatgcgcagtgctgatgcgcgcaaggagtgccggccgggcaggggtgcccccccccccccgcataggggagccccacgggcaaggagtgcgcccataaggagagctgcccaccgcgaaggagggagcagcctgccgaggaatggcgccgcccacacttcctgtgccgctgacgacaacagaagcggacaaagaaacaagacgcagcaaaagacacagaaaacagacaaccaggggaggggaattaaataaataaaaataaatctttaaaaaaataaaaataaaaatgactgaggtgatgacagcacaattctgagatgaaactgagagccgctgggtgtacactttggatggactgtataaGGCAGGTGATTGTGTAACACGGTggaccctgtggtggatgatggactatggttcatagtacaaatatgagaatgttctctcatgaactataacaaatacacaatactaatacatggtgttaataataggatggtttgtggggaaaatacacctaaaaatatgctatggactatagatagcaatttaaaaaatcatgaaaagacatttttagatagtaatgaaaaatttttatggATTGGGTTTGATAAGGTTGTTTAGCGTGAAATGACACTatgctgatgaaagaaaacatttgcacTTTTACAGATACATACTGAATCTGTAGGGCTGAAATAATGAGATGTCTGGAATTTGCTTCTAAATACTTTagccaaaaggaaaagaaaagaaacagatagATAAAACAAATGTGGGAAAAAGTTGATAGTTGTTGGATCTTGGTGATGGCATATGGAAGTTCATTATATCCCCTTTTCTCAGCCCTTTCACTTGGTCAGTTACAATAAATTTCTGTGTACTCTGTCTCCACCCCAACCTCTGCCTGCTACTGATACATCTTCCTCACCGCTTGCCAGAGTGATCTAAGACAAATGTGATCATGGTCAAAATCCTTCtgaagggtgaattttatggtgtgtgaaatttttttaaaaaccacgaACCTTCTGAGGTGGACTTGCTTACAGGATAAAGGCCACAGTCCTTAGCCTGCTCAAAGCCTCCAACCCACCTCCTCAGCCTCATTTCTCACTGTGTGCATCAACCATGTTGTCAGTCCGCCAGCATGCTTCCATGCCTCTGCTCATGCTGGTCCCACTGTCTGGAAAGCTTAATCCTACAGGCCAAATGCCAACTCCTCATTGAATCCTTTCCCAAACTGCCCAGTTAATCTCTTTAGTCTGTCATTTCATTGCACTTCATGCATGTCTGCTATGGCACATATTAAACAGTGCCTTGAATTATAGTTATTTAGGTACATGTCTATTTACTATACGTCACCTTGAGTCCCTTCAGGGCCATGTCTTATTCATTTCTTAAGTCCTTTtgtctagcacagtgcctggtacgtGGTGGGTattcagtaaaataaaatgcattttgaaTGTGAGAATGAGTGGAATGACATGGGATAGAATGTTATTCCCTGAGAAGGAGCTGCGTGAGGACCTGGGGGTCCTCATGGTAACTCCTCTTAGGAACTAGAGACCAGGACTGGCCTGCTGTCTCAAGGCAGCTCAGAACTAAAGCCTGGAATAGGCAGCTCTATCCAGAATGGAGAGAAGTCCAAGGACCGGACTGCTGGAGAGGTAAGAACTGGCAGCCTGGGGGGAGGGCAATGTGGAAATGGGATAAGGAGAGGAACTGCACTGAATGTAGTTTGGGtgtgtagaagggaaaagggtatGGGGAGGGGCAGCTGAGGAGTCCCATCTAAGGCAGCTTCTCTACGCAGGTGGTCAAGTGTCCCTGAAGGTTAGTAATGATGGGCCCACTCTGGTCGGGGCAAATGCCTCCTTCTCTGTTACCCTGCACTTCCCTGAAAGCCAAAAGGTGCTGCCGGATGGGCAGGTCATCTGGACCAGCAATGTGACCATCAATGGTAAGTACCTCTCTATTCTGGGCCCATGTTTAGGTCTTAGATTCCCTGATTTCCCCCAGTGCCTCGGGgaatgcccccccccctttttttttattttacaaattacatATGTAATAATTATCCATTttagtaaaattagaaaatgtagtgaaagcaaaaagaaaataaaattacagtccCCAAATTGGGGGACAGTAGAATCCAGCAGACCTAGAAGTTGGACAGATCTAGACTTAAAcgtatgtgaccttgggcaagttactctaTTCTTTGGTGTCTTTATTCCCTTATCTGTAGAATGGGGACGAGACTGACCTTGAaaggttgttgtaaggattaaagtgtgataatatattatatatatatgtgataatatataatatatatgtggtaagatatatatcacatatatatgTGATAATTTATAGTGCCTGTCCTAGCCTACAGtaaaagctcaataaatgttagctggtgttattatttttgtttttatttcactagCTAGAGGAAACTAAACAGTTTGACTTATAGCTTTCAATCTCTTTCCCAAGCAAGTACATACATATGAATCTGTAATTCGTAGTTTGTATTCACACCCCCTCCACTACTAGCCACAATGGATTATACCATAGGGGATGTACTTTCTAGCTAAGGACTACCCTAGAACCCTTCTCTGGGCCCCTGGGAGCCATTTTAGGGGTTTTGGTATATGGCAAGGAATGCCAGAGTTTGAGGATGACTTCTTATCTCTTAGGGAGCCAGGTATGGGGAGGACAACCAGTGTATCCCCAGGACCTTGATGACGCCTGCATCTTCCCTGATGGTGGACCCTGCCCATCTGGCCCTTGGTCTCAGAGGAGAAGTTTTGTTTATGTCTGGAAGACTGGGGGTGAGGGACTCCCTTCTCTGGCCTACCACCCACACTTGGATTCACCTCTTCCTGTGtgatcccttttcttttcttggccCCACCCTTAACCTCTGTAACTTCCCCTAATCTTCATTtcctccttgtcttcttcctcttctgtAGCACAGCTCTAACATAGTTCTTTCTGGGAGCCCTTCCCCGGTTGTAGTCTCACCTCATGAAACCCTCACTAGGACTCCTTACTGGCCCCCCATGTCACAGCCTTCCAAGCACCCTCTGAAGTAGCCATGCTTAACCCACCTCTGAACTCCCTTTGTGTCCCTTCTCTAGCCTGGCCCCGCATTCCTCTTTGACCAGTAACCCACCCtatcccttcttttctttcccaaAACTTCAGGCCAATACTGGCAAGTTCTGGGAGGCCCAGTGTCTGGGCTGAGCATTGAGACAGCCCGGACAATGCTGGGCACACACACCATGGAAGTGACTGTCTACCACCGCCGGGGGTCCCGCAGCTATGTGCCCCTCACCCGCTCCCACTCAGACTTCACTATCACTGGTAAGGGCTTAGGAAAGGCTGAGGCCAGTCTTAGAGCAGGAAAAGGTAGGGAGGCTTGTCTGGGCTGGAAAGGGGAAATGGGGTACAATTTTAAAGGGGCAGAGCCAGGAAGAGTTGGGCAGAGGACTGTGGGTTTGGAGCCAGTGAAAGGCTAGCCCGTCGCTTGGCACTGGAAGGTGTGGTTGTGAAAGGAAAAGCTGTGGTCCAGGACGCGTTCTCACCTTTTCTGACTCCAATCCCAGACCAGGTACCCTTCTCTGTGAGTGTGTCCCAGCTGCAGGCCTTGGATGGAGGAAACAAGCACTTCCTAAGAAATCAGCCTCTGACTTTTACCCTCCAGCTCCATGACCCCAGTGGCTATTTGGCTGGGGCTGACCTTTCTTACACCTGGGACTTCGGAGACA from Dasypus novemcinctus isolate mDasNov1 chromosome 12, mDasNov1.1.hap2, whole genome shotgun sequence includes these protein-coding regions:
- the CDK2 gene encoding cyclin-dependent kinase 2 isoform X3 — translated: MENFQKVEKIGEGTYGVVYKARNKLTGEVVALKKIRLDTETEGVPSTAIREISLLKELNHPNIVKLLDVIHTENKLYLVFEFLHQDLKKFMDASALTGIPLPLIKSYLFQLLQGLAFCHSHRVLHRDLKPQNLLINAEGSIKLADFGLARAFGVPVRTYTHEVVTLWYRAPEILLGCKYYSTAVDIWSLGCIFAEMVTRRALFPGDSEIDQLFRIFRTLGTPDEVAWPGVTSMPDYKASFPKWARQDFSKVVPPLDEDGRSLLSQMLHYDPNKRISAKAALAHPFFQDVTKPVPHLRL
- the CDK2 gene encoding cyclin-dependent kinase 2 isoform X1, whose translation is MENFQKVEKIGEGTYGVVYKARNKLTGEVVALKKIRLDTETEGVPSTAIREISLLKELNHPNIVKLLDVIHTENKLYLVFEFLHQDLKKFMDASALTGIPLPLIKSYLFQLLQGLAFCHSHRVLHRDLKPQNLLINAEGSIKLADFGLARAFGVPVRTYTHEVVTLWYRAPEILLGCKYYSTAVDIWSLGCIFAEMHLVCTQHHARCCGEHRRNGRHSLCPLCSYLEVAASQGGGMTAVSTPHPVTRRALFPGDSEIDQLFRIFRTLGTPDEVAWPGVTSMPDYKASFPKWARQDFSKVVPPLDEDGRSLLSQMLHYDPNKRISAKAALAHPFFQDVTKPVPHLRL
- the CDK2 gene encoding cyclin-dependent kinase 2 isoform X2; this translates as MENFQKVEKIGEGTYGVVYKARNKLTGEVVALKKIRLDTETEGVPSTAIREISLLKELNHPNIVKLLDVIHTENKLYLVFEFLHQDLKKFMDASALTGIPLPLIKSYLFQLLQGLAFCHSHRVLHRDLKPQNLLINAEGSIKLADFGLARAFGVPVRTYTHEVVTLWYRAPEILLGCKYYSTAVDIWSLGCIFAEMHLVCTQHHARCCGEHRRNGRHSLCPLCSYLEVAASQGGGMTAVSTPHPVTRRALFPGDSEIDQLFRIFRTLGTPDEVAWPGVTSMPDYKQMLHYDPNKRISAKAALAHPFFQDVTKPVPHLRL